A single region of the Solwaraspora sp. WMMD406 genome encodes:
- a CDS encoding STAS domain-containing protein — protein sequence MDFLITRSDQGPTVRLALHGELDLATAGEVRDAVTALLARSSPARIVLDLRLVTFIDSTGIGSLVACHQAATVSGSRLDLENLSPFARRQLWATGLLGLFGFPAARADEPVPR from the coding sequence GTGGATTTTCTGATCACCCGCAGCGACCAGGGACCGACGGTCCGGCTGGCCCTGCACGGCGAACTCGACCTCGCCACCGCCGGCGAGGTCCGCGACGCCGTCACCGCCTTGCTGGCCCGGTCGTCGCCGGCCCGGATCGTGCTCGATCTACGGCTGGTCACCTTCATCGATTCGACCGGAATCGGCAGCCTGGTCGCCTGCCATCAGGCGGCCACCGTCAGTGGGAGCCGGCTCGACCTGGAAAACCTCAGCCCTTTCGCGCGGCGGCAGTTGTGGGCCACCGGGCTGCTGGGGCTCTTCGGTTTCCCGGCGGCGCGGGCCGACGAACCCGTCCCCCGCTGA
- a CDS encoding enoyl-CoA hydratase, whose translation MQTVTVRTGEHPGVRLLTLDDPERRNAIGTVMKRELAEAVAGVAADRDARVLVVTGAGSAFCAGAHLDEIFGGPERDVNETRRELEDIYRSFLSVRQLDLLTIAAVHGPAVGAGLNLAFCCDLRIAGPQARFGATFTRMGLHPGGGCTYFLVDALGAQRATQILLDGAMLDATQARDLGLVLSIAEDPLAAAVSAANRYADLDPHLVRHITQSVRVAASAGLDASLQYEAWAQAASASDPAVRAALLAGRRRATTAEPATSS comes from the coding sequence ATGCAGACCGTCACGGTACGTACCGGTGAGCATCCCGGCGTACGGCTGCTGACCCTCGACGATCCCGAACGTCGCAACGCCATCGGCACCGTCATGAAGCGGGAGCTCGCCGAGGCGGTGGCGGGGGTGGCCGCCGACCGGGACGCCCGGGTGCTGGTCGTCACGGGGGCGGGCAGTGCCTTCTGCGCCGGTGCCCACCTGGACGAGATCTTCGGCGGACCGGAACGCGACGTCAACGAGACCCGCCGTGAGCTGGAGGATATCTACCGCAGCTTCCTGTCGGTACGCCAGCTGGATCTGCTGACCATCGCCGCGGTGCACGGGCCCGCCGTGGGCGCCGGGCTCAACCTGGCCTTCTGCTGCGATCTGCGGATCGCTGGTCCGCAGGCTCGGTTCGGTGCCACGTTCACCCGGATGGGTCTGCACCCGGGCGGGGGCTGCACCTACTTCCTCGTCGACGCGCTCGGTGCGCAGCGCGCGACGCAGATCCTGCTCGACGGCGCCATGCTCGACGCCACGCAGGCCCGTGACCTGGGCCTGGTGCTCTCCATCGCCGAGGATCCCCTCGCGGCGGCGGTGAGCGCGGCGAACCGTTACGCCGACCTCGATCCGCATCTGGTGCGGCACATCACGCAGAGCGTCCGGGTCGCGGCGTCCGCCGGACTCGACGCCTCGCTGCAGTACGAGGCGTGGGCCCAGGCCGCGTCCGCCAGCGACCCGGCGGTACGGGCCGCGCTGCTGGCCGGCCGCCGCCGTGCTACCACCGCCGAGCCGGCGACGTCGAGCTGA
- a CDS encoding zf-HC2 domain-containing protein: protein MGCADFRELLSAELDGEATAAQRVAAEEHLSGCAGCRSWYAAAGQLTALVNAGGPVPAVRVDPAVLDALPTRRRLTAARVTMILRWTLGLLGVAQFLLGAAQIGGVADGHLHVADPVGGSAPNHLWHESAAWNVALGAGFVWIALRRTRPSGILPTLTAFVAALALLSVNDLLVGRVDNGRLLSHGFVVLGYLLLIGLSRRVTDLDSPPGTGRQRRSRWRVDFDEEPRPAPAPAPTQRLRLITGGGISARSRDDQAA from the coding sequence GTGGGGTGCGCAGACTTTCGCGAACTGCTGTCGGCTGAGCTCGACGGCGAGGCAACGGCGGCGCAACGGGTAGCGGCCGAGGAGCACCTGTCCGGCTGTGCCGGGTGTCGGAGCTGGTACGCCGCCGCCGGACAGCTCACCGCGCTCGTCAACGCCGGCGGCCCGGTGCCGGCCGTACGGGTGGATCCGGCGGTGCTGGACGCGCTGCCCACCCGGCGCCGGTTGACCGCCGCCCGGGTCACCATGATCCTGCGCTGGACTCTCGGTCTGCTCGGAGTGGCCCAGTTCCTGCTCGGCGCGGCGCAGATCGGCGGGGTGGCCGACGGCCACCTGCACGTGGCCGACCCGGTCGGTGGGAGCGCGCCGAACCATCTGTGGCACGAGTCGGCCGCCTGGAACGTGGCGCTCGGCGCCGGATTCGTCTGGATCGCCCTGCGAAGGACCCGCCCGTCGGGCATCCTGCCGACGTTGACCGCGTTCGTGGCTGCGCTGGCCCTGTTGTCGGTCAACGACCTGCTCGTCGGACGGGTGGACAACGGCCGGTTGTTGAGCCACGGCTTCGTCGTGCTCGGCTACCTGCTGCTGATCGGGTTGAGCCGGCGGGTCACCGACCTGGACTCCCCCCCGGGTACCGGTCGCCAGCGTCGGTCCCGATGGCGGGTCGACTTCGACGAGGAGCCCCGGCCGGCACCGGCACCGGCGCCGACGCAGCGGCTACGGCTCATCACCGGCGGTGGGATCTCGGCGCGGTCGCGCGACGACCAGGCAGCCTGA
- a CDS encoding N-acetylglutaminylglutamine amidotransferase gives MCGLAGELRRDGSRADIGAVERMAATMSDRGPDDGGSWSHGNVAFGHRRLKIIDLSAASNQPIVDSAAGLSAVFNGCIYNYRQLRDELQTYGHRFFSQGDSEVVVKAYAQWGTDFVDHLVGMFAVAISERDSGRLVLARDRLGIKPLYLAEVPGVVRFASTLPALLAGGGVDTSIDQVALAHYLGFHSVVPAPRTILNGVRKLPPATVRVYQPDGSVDERVYWDPPFVRDPARADWSEQDWQDALLESLTTAVRRRMVADVPVGVLLSGGLDSSLVVALLANEGQRGLATFSIGFDAVGGRQGDEFVYSDLVARRFDTDHHQIKVAAGDLVPPLEAAVAAMSEPMVSHDCVAFYLLSQVVAEHVKVVQSGQGADEILGGYHWYPPLAQVGRDQALDTYAAAFFDRDAAGLAQVLSPEHLPAGDPARDFVAAHLARPGAQDAVDAGLRIDTNVMLVDDPVKRVDNMTMAHGLEARVPFLDHEFVELAATCPPELKLAQGGKGVLKEIGRRVLPWEVIDRPKGYFPVPGLTHLEGKLLDRVRDALHAPSARRRGLFRDGYVDTLLREPNAELTPLGGNKLWQLGLLEMWLQSHGID, from the coding sequence ATGTGCGGACTTGCGGGAGAGCTACGCCGCGACGGTTCCCGCGCCGACATCGGCGCGGTGGAACGGATGGCGGCGACGATGAGTGACCGCGGACCCGACGACGGCGGCTCCTGGTCACACGGCAATGTGGCGTTCGGCCACCGACGACTCAAGATCATCGACCTGTCGGCCGCGAGCAACCAGCCGATCGTCGATTCGGCGGCCGGTCTGAGCGCGGTCTTCAACGGCTGCATCTACAACTACCGACAGTTGCGTGACGAACTCCAGACGTACGGACACCGGTTCTTCTCCCAGGGCGACAGCGAGGTCGTCGTCAAGGCGTACGCCCAATGGGGCACCGACTTCGTCGATCACCTCGTCGGCATGTTCGCCGTCGCGATCAGCGAGCGCGACAGCGGCCGCCTCGTCCTGGCCCGCGACCGACTCGGCATCAAACCGCTCTACCTCGCCGAAGTGCCCGGTGTGGTGCGCTTCGCGAGCACCCTGCCGGCGCTGCTGGCCGGCGGCGGCGTGGACACCAGCATCGACCAGGTGGCGCTCGCGCACTACCTGGGTTTCCACAGCGTCGTACCGGCACCCCGGACCATCCTGAACGGTGTCCGCAAACTGCCCCCGGCGACCGTACGGGTGTACCAACCGGACGGATCGGTCGACGAGCGCGTGTACTGGGATCCGCCCTTCGTCCGCGACCCCGCCCGCGCCGACTGGTCCGAACAGGACTGGCAGGACGCGCTACTCGAATCGTTGACCACCGCCGTACGGCGACGGATGGTCGCCGACGTACCGGTCGGCGTGCTGCTCTCCGGCGGGCTCGACTCCAGCCTGGTGGTCGCCCTGCTGGCCAACGAGGGTCAACGCGGGCTGGCGACGTTCTCCATCGGCTTCGACGCCGTCGGCGGCCGCCAGGGCGACGAATTCGTCTACTCCGACCTCGTGGCGCGGCGGTTCGACACCGACCACCACCAGATCAAGGTCGCCGCCGGCGACCTCGTGCCGCCGCTGGAAGCCGCGGTCGCCGCCATGAGCGAACCGATGGTCAGCCACGACTGCGTCGCCTTCTACCTGCTCAGTCAGGTCGTCGCCGAGCACGTCAAGGTGGTGCAGTCCGGCCAGGGCGCGGACGAGATCCTCGGCGGCTACCACTGGTATCCGCCGCTCGCCCAAGTCGGCCGCGACCAGGCGCTGGACACCTACGCGGCGGCGTTCTTCGACCGCGACGCCGCCGGTCTGGCCCAGGTCCTCAGCCCCGAGCACCTGCCCGCCGGTGACCCGGCTCGGGACTTCGTCGCCGCGCACCTGGCCCGACCCGGCGCGCAGGACGCCGTCGACGCCGGGCTACGGATCGACACCAACGTCATGCTGGTCGACGATCCGGTCAAACGCGTCGACAACATGACCATGGCCCACGGCCTGGAGGCACGTGTCCCGTTCCTCGACCACGAGTTCGTGGAACTCGCCGCGACCTGCCCGCCCGAGCTCAAACTGGCGCAGGGCGGCAAGGGAGTCCTCAAGGAGATCGGCCGCCGGGTACTGCCGTGGGAGGTCATCGACCGGCCGAAGGGCTACTTCCCCGTGCCCGGCCTGACCCACCTCGAAGGGAAACTGCTCGACCGGGTCCGCGACGCCCTGCACGCGCCGTCGGCCCGCCGACGCGGGCTGTTCCGCGACGGATACGTCGACACCCTGCTGCGGGAACCGAACGCCGAACTCACCCCGCTCGGCGGCAACAAGCTGTGGCAACTGGGACTGCTGGAGATGTGGCTGCAGAGTCATGGCATCGACTGA
- a CDS encoding osmoprotectant NAGGN system M42 family peptidase — protein MPADPKTPAPLKLDLDYLRQVMLELLDIPSPSGRTDHVQQYVGERLSALGIPFTVTRRGALNASLSGPRTTGADRAIVVHTDTIGGMVKRLKENGRLELKPIGTHSARFAEGAHVRIFTDELDRVITGQVLPLKASGHRYNDDVDLQGVGWEQVEVRVDEPVTDVAGLRALGVDVGDFAAILPAPTITASGFVKSRHLDDKAGVAAVLTAVKAMVDAGLQPPVTAHLLITCTEEVGHGASHGLDPDVAEIVSVDAAVVAPGQQSRENAATVAMGDGVGPFDYHLTRKLAGLAAEHDIDLVRDVFDYYRSDVAAAVEAGAHARVALLGFGVDATHGHERTHLDGLRHLAQLLCLYLQSDLVFPEWDAEPDGDLADFPSLAVQPAQESGPQEGPIGVV, from the coding sequence ATGCCGGCCGATCCGAAGACCCCCGCCCCGCTGAAACTGGACCTGGACTACCTGCGGCAGGTGATGCTGGAGCTGCTGGACATCCCCAGCCCGTCCGGCCGTACCGACCACGTCCAGCAGTACGTGGGTGAACGGCTGTCCGCTCTTGGCATCCCGTTCACGGTGACCCGGCGGGGCGCCCTCAACGCGTCGCTGTCCGGTCCCCGTACCACCGGTGCCGACCGGGCCATCGTGGTGCACACCGACACGATCGGGGGGATGGTCAAGCGGCTCAAGGAGAACGGGCGGCTGGAGCTCAAGCCCATCGGTACGCACAGCGCCCGGTTCGCCGAAGGCGCCCACGTGCGGATCTTCACCGACGAGCTGGACCGGGTGATCACCGGTCAGGTGCTGCCGCTCAAGGCCAGCGGGCACCGCTACAACGACGACGTCGACCTGCAGGGCGTCGGCTGGGAGCAGGTCGAGGTGCGGGTCGACGAACCGGTCACCGACGTCGCCGGGCTGCGCGCCCTCGGCGTCGACGTCGGTGACTTCGCGGCGATCCTGCCCGCCCCGACCATCACCGCCAGCGGCTTCGTCAAGTCCCGCCACCTCGACGACAAGGCGGGGGTGGCTGCCGTGTTGACCGCGGTCAAGGCCATGGTCGACGCGGGCCTGCAACCGCCGGTCACCGCGCATCTGCTGATCACCTGCACCGAGGAGGTCGGGCACGGTGCCAGCCACGGCCTCGATCCCGACGTCGCCGAGATCGTGTCGGTGGACGCGGCCGTCGTCGCCCCGGGTCAGCAGTCGCGGGAGAACGCCGCCACGGTGGCCATGGGTGACGGGGTCGGACCGTTCGACTACCACCTGACCCGCAAGCTGGCCGGGCTGGCCGCCGAACACGACATCGACCTCGTCCGGGACGTGTTCGACTACTACCGTTCCGATGTGGCCGCCGCCGTGGAGGCCGGCGCGCACGCCCGGGTGGCGCTGCTCGGCTTCGGTGTGGACGCCACCCACGGTCACGAACGCACTCACCTCGACGGGCTGCGCCACCTGGCCCAGCTGCTCTGCCTCTACCTGCAGAGTGACCTGGTGTTCCCGGAGTGGGACGCCGAACCCGACGGCGACCTGGCCGATTTCCCGTCCCTGGCGGTGCAGCCGGCGCAGGAATCCGGCCCCCAGGAAGGCCCGATCGGAGTGGTGTGA
- the lanKC gene encoding class III lanthionine synthetase LanKC — protein sequence MDEGYDAYCAVDPLFYDSLATASAPAAEFVSAGYELPEQWRREPKDDWLIFGPTGDKLPDQGWKIHISATLDNAEDVLRTVREYCLDRGLPFKCLRGPRMLLMRNAKYAPRGSSGKFVTIYPHDDAEFELACKELADALDGEPGPHILSDLRYGAGPVHVRYGGFAARYCLSDDGQVVAAIAAPDGTLVPDRRDPVFRLPDWVTLPDFLTPHLAARNATSTTDLPYRVDRVIHFSNGGGIYAARDTRTDRQVVLKEARPHAGLDGTGADAVARLRHEAQTLRQLAGIPHVPEVLDEFALGEHRFVALEFIDGQPLNRILVRRYPLIDADAPAERFATYTAWALRVYDQVRRAIDDIHARGVVYGDLHLFNVMVRDDDTVALVDFEVAQPLDATTRPALRNQGFAAPRDRIGPAVDRYALACLKLALFLPLTQLVRLVPAKATDLADVIRAHFPVPSAFLDDAVAEITATPVPPTGTGPAHPATTAARPALHPTGAPTASTPPVASTPPTAALDPTDWAVLRRQMTDAIAASATPHRDDRLHPGDIAQFRSGGLNLANGAAGVLWALAESGGDPDPDQQDWLIRRASNPPSGSRYGFYDGLHGVAFALDRLGHHAPARDLLGVCLDEPWQQLGPDLFGGLSGIALNLLHFAARTGDTALGDAAWQAVRLVADRLDADDRTAPPDGDGAVSGGRHPYAGLTRGRSGPALMFLRAYELTGDTGLLDRAEAALRWDLRRCVVRDDGALEVNEGWRTMPYLAHGSVGIGIVVDQYLRHRATADLADAATAIRRAARSPFYAQSGLFAGRAGIIAYLAARTRDTDGQRSADDDRAECAAQLRRLAWHAMPYQGALAFPGEQLLRLSMDLATGTAGVLLAAATALRDDQPVGLPFLAPITGAHVLPALAGATPRPASEGGEEHGAPGSSGHGAAGGRAYRRHRR from the coding sequence ATGGACGAGGGATACGACGCGTACTGCGCAGTCGACCCACTTTTCTACGACTCGCTCGCCACAGCGTCGGCACCCGCCGCCGAATTCGTTTCCGCCGGCTACGAACTGCCGGAACAGTGGCGACGAGAACCGAAGGACGACTGGCTGATCTTCGGCCCGACCGGCGACAAACTCCCTGACCAGGGCTGGAAGATCCATATTTCAGCGACACTGGACAACGCCGAGGACGTCCTGCGGACGGTTCGTGAATACTGCCTGGACCGAGGGCTGCCGTTCAAATGCCTCCGTGGTCCGCGAATGCTCCTGATGCGCAACGCGAAATATGCCCCGCGCGGATCGAGCGGTAAGTTCGTCACCATATACCCGCACGACGACGCGGAATTCGAACTCGCCTGCAAGGAACTCGCCGACGCCCTCGACGGCGAACCGGGTCCACACATCCTGAGCGACCTGCGCTACGGCGCCGGCCCGGTGCACGTACGGTACGGTGGATTCGCCGCCCGGTACTGCCTGTCCGACGACGGTCAGGTCGTCGCGGCCATCGCCGCCCCCGACGGCACCCTCGTCCCGGACCGTCGGGATCCGGTGTTCCGGTTGCCGGACTGGGTTACCCTGCCGGACTTCCTCACCCCGCACCTGGCGGCCCGCAACGCCACCAGCACGACCGACCTGCCGTACCGGGTCGACCGGGTGATCCACTTTTCTAACGGAGGCGGCATCTACGCCGCCCGGGACACCCGCACCGACCGTCAGGTCGTACTCAAGGAGGCCCGTCCCCACGCCGGGCTGGACGGCACCGGCGCCGACGCCGTGGCCCGGCTGCGCCACGAGGCGCAGACATTACGACAACTCGCCGGGATCCCCCACGTACCCGAGGTCCTCGACGAATTCGCCCTCGGCGAGCATCGCTTCGTCGCCCTGGAGTTCATCGACGGCCAACCGCTGAACCGGATCCTCGTCCGCCGCTACCCGCTGATCGACGCCGACGCTCCGGCGGAACGCTTCGCCACCTACACCGCCTGGGCGCTGCGCGTGTACGACCAGGTACGGCGAGCGATCGACGACATCCACGCCCGGGGAGTCGTCTACGGCGACCTGCACCTGTTCAACGTGATGGTGCGCGACGACGACACCGTCGCGCTGGTCGACTTCGAAGTCGCCCAACCCCTCGACGCCACCACCCGACCCGCGCTGCGCAACCAGGGGTTCGCCGCCCCGCGCGACCGGATCGGCCCGGCCGTCGACCGGTACGCGCTGGCTTGCCTGAAGCTGGCGCTGTTCCTACCACTGACCCAGCTGGTGCGGCTGGTGCCGGCCAAGGCCACCGACCTCGCCGACGTCATCCGCGCCCACTTCCCGGTCCCATCGGCCTTCCTCGACGACGCCGTCGCGGAGATCACCGCGACCCCGGTCCCGCCGACCGGCACCGGACCGGCGCACCCCGCGACGACCGCCGCCCGACCGGCACTCCACCCGACCGGCGCGCCGACCGCGAGCACACCGCCAGTCGCGAGCACACCGCCGACAGCGGCACTCGACCCGACCGACTGGGCGGTGCTGCGGCGACAGATGACCGACGCGATCGCCGCCAGCGCCACACCCCACCGCGACGACCGGCTCCACCCCGGCGACATCGCCCAGTTCCGCTCCGGCGGTCTGAACCTCGCCAACGGTGCCGCCGGAGTGCTGTGGGCGCTGGCCGAATCCGGCGGCGACCCGGACCCGGACCAGCAGGACTGGCTCATCCGGCGGGCGTCGAACCCGCCGTCGGGCAGCCGGTACGGCTTCTACGACGGGCTGCACGGCGTCGCCTTCGCGCTGGACCGGCTCGGCCACCACGCTCCCGCACGCGACCTGCTCGGAGTCTGTCTCGACGAGCCCTGGCAGCAGCTCGGACCGGACCTGTTCGGCGGGCTGTCCGGAATCGCGCTGAACCTGCTGCACTTCGCGGCCCGTACCGGCGACACCGCGCTGGGCGACGCGGCCTGGCAGGCGGTGCGGCTGGTCGCCGACCGACTCGACGCCGACGACCGGACGGCCCCGCCGGACGGCGACGGCGCGGTCAGCGGCGGCCGGCACCCGTACGCCGGACTGACCCGGGGCCGCAGCGGCCCGGCCCTGATGTTCCTGCGCGCCTACGAACTGACCGGCGACACCGGCCTGCTGGACCGCGCCGAAGCCGCGCTGCGCTGGGACCTGCGCCGGTGCGTGGTCCGCGACGACGGCGCGCTGGAGGTCAACGAGGGTTGGCGCACCATGCCGTACCTGGCGCACGGCAGCGTCGGCATCGGCATCGTCGTCGACCAGTACCTCCGGCACCGCGCCACCGCTGACCTCGCCGACGCCGCCACGGCGATCAGGCGGGCCGCCCGGTCACCGTTCTACGCCCAGTCCGGCCTGTTCGCCGGTCGCGCCGGAATCATCGCCTACCTGGCCGCCCGCACACGCGACACCGACGGTCAGCGGTCGGCCGACGACGACCGCGCCGAGTGTGCGGCCCAACTCCGCCGGCTGGCCTGGCACGCGATGCCCTACCAGGGTGCCCTCGCCTTCCCCGGCGAACAACTGCTCCGCCTGTCGATGGATCTGGCGACCGGGACAGCGGGGGTACTGCTGGCCGCCGCCACCGCGTTGCGCGACGACCAACCGGTCGGCCTGCCGTTCCTCGCGCCGATCACCGGCGCCCACGTACTCCCCGCGCTCGCGGGGGCAACACCCCGACCAGCATCGGAAGGAGGTGAAGAACATGGCGCTCCTGGATCTTCAGGGCATGGAGCTGCCGGCGGCCGAGCGTACCGGCGGCACCGGCGGTAG
- a CDS encoding sigma-70 family RNA polymerase sigma factor has translation MPHAGPDERGPRDADITRWALAARDGDRDSATAFIAGTQHHVQRFLTHVVGAAEAEDLTQETYLRAMRALPRFAARSTARTWLLAIARRVAVDHIRAAVVRPRVADLDDWQAVAETVTATSAPRFDGAVVLRQLLRDLPADRREAFVATQVLGLSYAEAAEVCDCPIGTIRSRVARAREDLVAAMAADGDRSTGRHLRAIG, from the coding sequence ATGCCGCACGCCGGACCAGACGAGCGGGGACCACGCGACGCCGACATCACCCGTTGGGCGCTCGCCGCCCGTGACGGCGACCGGGACTCCGCCACCGCGTTCATCGCGGGCACCCAGCATCACGTGCAGCGGTTTCTGACCCACGTGGTCGGCGCGGCCGAGGCCGAGGACCTCACCCAGGAAACCTACCTGCGGGCCATGCGGGCGCTGCCGCGTTTCGCCGCCCGGTCCACCGCCCGTACCTGGCTGCTGGCGATCGCCCGACGGGTTGCCGTGGACCACATCCGGGCGGCGGTCGTCCGTCCCCGGGTCGCCGACCTGGACGACTGGCAGGCGGTGGCGGAGACGGTCACCGCCACCAGCGCCCCCCGCTTCGACGGCGCCGTGGTGTTGCGTCAGCTGCTCCGGGATCTGCCCGCCGACCGTCGGGAGGCGTTCGTCGCCACCCAGGTGCTCGGGTTGAGCTACGCCGAGGCGGCCGAGGTCTGCGACTGCCCGATCGGCACGATCCGCTCACGGGTCGCGCGTGCCCGGGAGGACCTCGTCGCGGCGATGGCCGCCGACGGCGACCGGTCCACCGGCCGCCACCTGCGGGCCATCGGCTGA
- the ngg gene encoding N-acetylglutaminylglutamine synthetase: MASTDDTDTHRPPTTPPLRRERIGPGGDPIVAGAATSGDGNGDSETSSTRTDSADVVLECGWGRLVFGQTFTDPSDVADVLRSEAAGSRDICIYLPDPHVLVSRLPDELFIDPSLTFRLDLSTVDPPQQTEPGLRIRPLRDDADADAVNRIYAHNGMVTAPVDILVANAATDRFVHLVAESVTGQVVGTITGVDHVAVFDDPDNGSSLWCLTVDPLAAPPGTGQALLLDLAGRLADRGRVFIDLSVLAENDGAIRLYERLGFHRTPTLCVKRKNPINERLFLASLPDGYDDLNPYARIVADEAMRRGIRVEVIDAGWGELRLTNGARSIVTRESLSELTSAVAMSRCDDKRVTRRVLLDAGLSVPRGRTATGDDADEAFLAEIGEVVVKPARGEQGTGITVGVRDPAALREAVALARRHCPEVLIEQLHHGEDLRVLVIDHEVVAAAVRRPAAVTGDGVHTVTELIRRQSRRRAAATGGESTIPVDDVTREVIAEAGYGMDDVLPSGQVLTVRRTANLHTGGTIHDVSDRLHPDLAAACVAASRALAIPVTGLDLLVTAPDQPDHVFIEANERPGLANHEPQPTAERFIDLLFPGTSAPQRRWSPAGAGGANAGS; this comes from the coding sequence ATGGCATCGACTGACGACACGGACACCCACCGCCCACCGACCACGCCGCCACTGCGACGAGAACGCATCGGACCAGGTGGCGATCCGATCGTCGCCGGAGCCGCGACCAGCGGCGACGGTAACGGTGACAGCGAAACGTCCTCGACCCGGACCGACAGCGCCGACGTGGTGCTCGAATGCGGTTGGGGTCGGCTGGTCTTCGGCCAGACGTTCACCGACCCCTCGGACGTGGCCGACGTGCTGCGCTCGGAAGCCGCCGGATCCCGCGACATCTGCATCTACCTACCTGATCCACACGTGCTGGTGTCGCGGCTGCCCGACGAGTTGTTCATCGACCCGTCACTGACGTTCCGGCTGGACCTGTCCACGGTCGACCCACCCCAGCAGACCGAGCCCGGGCTGCGGATCCGTCCGTTGCGCGACGACGCCGACGCCGACGCCGTCAACCGGATCTACGCCCACAACGGGATGGTCACCGCGCCGGTGGACATCCTGGTCGCCAACGCCGCGACCGACCGGTTCGTCCACCTGGTCGCCGAATCCGTCACCGGACAGGTCGTCGGCACCATCACCGGAGTCGACCACGTCGCGGTCTTCGACGACCCGGACAACGGGTCCAGCCTGTGGTGTCTGACCGTCGACCCGTTGGCCGCGCCACCCGGCACCGGACAGGCGTTGCTGCTCGACCTCGCCGGCCGACTCGCCGACCGGGGACGGGTCTTCATCGACCTGTCCGTGCTCGCCGAGAACGACGGCGCGATCCGGCTCTACGAACGACTCGGTTTCCACCGCACCCCGACCCTGTGCGTCAAACGTAAGAACCCGATCAACGAGCGGCTCTTCCTGGCCAGCCTGCCCGACGGCTACGACGACCTGAACCCGTACGCCCGGATCGTCGCCGACGAGGCGATGCGCCGGGGCATCCGGGTCGAGGTGATCGACGCCGGCTGGGGAGAACTGCGGCTGACCAACGGCGCGCGCAGCATCGTCACCCGCGAATCGTTGTCCGAACTGACCTCGGCGGTGGCGATGAGCCGCTGCGACGACAAGCGGGTCACCCGTCGGGTACTTCTCGACGCCGGACTGTCCGTGCCCCGGGGACGCACCGCCACCGGCGACGACGCCGACGAGGCGTTCCTCGCCGAGATCGGCGAGGTGGTGGTGAAACCCGCCCGGGGCGAGCAGGGCACCGGCATCACCGTCGGTGTCCGCGACCCGGCGGCGCTGCGGGAAGCGGTCGCGTTGGCCCGCCGACACTGTCCCGAGGTGCTGATCGAACAGTTGCACCACGGTGAGGACCTGCGGGTGCTGGTCATCGACCACGAGGTGGTGGCGGCGGCGGTACGGCGACCCGCGGCGGTCACCGGCGACGGCGTCCACACCGTCACCGAACTGATCCGCCGGCAGAGCCGACGGCGGGCAGCGGCGACCGGCGGTGAGTCGACGATCCCCGTCGACGACGTCACCCGGGAGGTGATCGCCGAGGCCGGGTACGGGATGGACGACGTGCTGCCGAGCGGGCAGGTGCTGACCGTACGACGGACGGCGAACCTGCACACCGGCGGCACCATCCACGACGTCTCCGACCGGCTGCACCCCGACTTGGCCGCGGCCTGCGTGGCGGCGAGCCGGGCGCTGGCCATCCCGGTCACCGGACTCGACCTGCTGGTGACCGCTCCGGATCAGCCCGATCACGTGTTCATCGAGGCCAACGAACGACCCGGGCTGGCCAACCACGAACCGCAACCGACCGCGGAACGCTTCATCGACCTGCTGTTCCCGGGTACCAGCGCGCCGCAGCGGCGGTGGAGTCCGGCCGGTGCCGGCGGGGCGAACGCGGGCTCGTGA
- a CDS encoding SapB/AmfS family lanthipeptide: protein MELPAAERTGGTGGSRASLLLCGDSSLSVTTCN from the coding sequence ATGGAGCTGCCGGCGGCCGAGCGTACCGGCGGCACCGGCGGTAGCCGGGCGAGCCTGCTGCTCTGCGGCGACAGCTCGCTGTCCGTGACGACCTGCAACTAG